In the Corynebacterium kroppenstedtii genome, one interval contains:
- a CDS encoding tape measure protein codes for MAANFDVGTGWVSIVPKMGDFSQVRKQLDKAIVAPSQSWGEQMGNKITSGLKKTVKVGAIAVTAAAGVSAGKAFSDGFNRLASTDRAEKALEGLGYKGNEITQIMGNVNKSIEGTSFLMGDTAQVASVMLGSGIKPGQELQDTLSHVADAAAHSNTSISEMGSIWSKVAARGHVDGEVMAQLMDRGIGLQDQLAKQMGVSKDAVADMVSSGKVSFADFSQAMDSMFHGAAQKQRETFQGSMEYMKAMASHVTAEIIQPLYNGMIPVFNAISDGFAGLEGKLGPIAQQISNAIAPVFEHLANDVIPAVFSAIDSINVDTAMGAFGPLKEGLAQMGPLLEQLAQAAIRVVAALAPAIPPLAAALVAIVNGTLPALTALLNALVPIITSVIVPAITALSNELAKHPQLAAAAANGFMLWAEAFVPLNRGFKAVKAGAGIMEAFGPRIGIVVKSLFNIGNALKSVIGVGRIIFTGLRTLPALMSAIFSTNPVGVIMTAIGLLITGITLFLTKTQAGQAILASVGSALQAFWEWLQPVFEPIGTWLSTAWSAISSFFSQAASVIGTIVPYVVSVLLTPIMIQVEIAKAAILLAFNLIKAGWDLLVTGMVALWESVLHPMWDFMGMVVSTLWSAVLQPIFSLIGAAWNMLLSGMAAVWNGVLQPAWNLMGTVLQGLWNGILQPIFTAIGAVWSAVVNGIKAVIDNVLIPAWRGMSDFISMIVDRFVKPAFDRMSDGVRTVQHWFEVAADGIKHAWTSVWDTIRDIAKKIAGVAYNNAILPAWNAIANVTGVQKLDRVNFATGGVMPGYTPGRDVHTFFSPTAGILNLSGGEAVMRPEWTRAVGGPAAVARMNAMARSGRGSGLSVGFADGGVIGGIKHAAGKAWEVTDDVLDKAMELGSDFANAAKRLFFGKIDAVKGRLGIGRGTSLAKSVAPAYLTKGADNAWNWLKEKVSEVAKKVKERLSVGGNVEMYRGLVERLLREKGQPVSLVNSVLRRMQQESGGNPHAINNWDSNAAKGTPSKGLMQTIDPTFQSYKDPGYDDIWDPESNIRASMNYALATYGSLSAAYDRAGGYKLGGVLPAFLRDSGGVLPNNSIAVNTSGGSEWVLSSQQMHDFAQGMTEACQHMDETAHAFADGVEAWLNGEEDRIGAPIEWGAQFLGDILSDVTDDLGLPWGIDGTKAPDILDNQGRVKVAVAGPADDPGRSVLPPVEVHVNMNGDNMTVSSDDVRRGVNQALADYQRRIEALERGVQINTFTTPMVV; via the coding sequence ATGGCGGCGAACTTTGATGTTGGCACCGGATGGGTGAGCATTGTCCCCAAGATGGGCGATTTCTCCCAGGTTCGTAAACAATTGGATAAGGCAATAGTTGCTCCGTCCCAATCGTGGGGCGAGCAGATGGGTAACAAGATCACCTCTGGCTTGAAGAAGACGGTGAAAGTCGGGGCGATTGCTGTTACCGCTGCCGCCGGTGTGAGTGCTGGTAAAGCATTCTCTGATGGGTTCAACCGTTTAGCGTCGACTGATCGGGCCGAGAAAGCTCTTGAGGGTTTGGGCTATAAGGGTAATGAGATTACCCAGATCATGGGAAACGTTAATAAGTCTATTGAGGGCACGTCGTTTCTCATGGGTGATACTGCTCAGGTTGCGTCGGTGATGTTGGGCTCGGGTATTAAACCGGGCCAGGAGCTTCAAGACACGCTGAGTCATGTTGCTGATGCTGCCGCGCATTCGAATACGTCGATTAGTGAGATGGGGTCGATCTGGTCGAAGGTTGCTGCTCGTGGGCATGTCGACGGTGAGGTGATGGCCCAGCTCATGGACCGTGGTATCGGTCTGCAGGATCAGCTCGCCAAGCAGATGGGCGTGTCCAAAGATGCGGTGGCGGATATGGTCAGCTCTGGGAAGGTGTCGTTTGCTGATTTCTCCCAGGCTATGGATTCCATGTTCCATGGGGCGGCACAGAAGCAGCGCGAAACGTTCCAGGGGTCTATGGAATATATGAAGGCTATGGCCTCCCACGTCACCGCTGAGATCATTCAACCGTTATATAACGGGATGATCCCGGTGTTTAACGCCATTTCTGATGGTTTCGCGGGTCTTGAAGGCAAGCTTGGCCCGATTGCGCAGCAGATTAGTAATGCGATAGCCCCGGTCTTTGAGCATTTGGCTAACGATGTTATCCCCGCAGTGTTTTCCGCAATAGATAGTATCAATGTTGATACTGCCATGGGGGCTTTTGGGCCGCTCAAGGAGGGGCTAGCCCAAATGGGCCCCTTGTTAGAGCAGCTTGCTCAGGCCGCTATCCGTGTGGTGGCCGCCTTGGCCCCGGCGATTCCACCACTGGCAGCTGCACTCGTGGCCATTGTGAATGGGACACTGCCTGCGCTAACCGCACTATTGAATGCGCTGGTCCCGATCATTACTTCGGTGATTGTTCCCGCGATTACCGCGTTAAGTAACGAGTTGGCTAAACACCCACAGTTAGCGGCGGCGGCTGCTAACGGTTTTATGCTCTGGGCTGAAGCATTCGTCCCATTGAATAGGGGTTTTAAGGCTGTTAAGGCGGGGGCCGGCATTATGGAAGCGTTCGGGCCCCGCATAGGAATAGTTGTGAAGTCCCTGTTCAATATCGGAAATGCGCTCAAGAGCGTTATCGGTGTCGGGCGCATCATTTTTACTGGCCTGAGGACACTGCCTGCGCTGATGAGCGCGATTTTCAGCACTAACCCTGTTGGTGTCATCATGACCGCCATCGGGCTTCTCATCACCGGCATCACCTTGTTTTTGACGAAAACTCAAGCTGGTCAAGCGATCTTGGCGTCAGTGGGTAGCGCTTTGCAAGCCTTCTGGGAATGGCTGCAGCCAGTCTTTGAGCCAATCGGCACGTGGTTGTCGACAGCATGGTCGGCTATTTCCTCGTTCTTCTCTCAGGCTGCGAGCGTGATCGGCACTATCGTGCCGTATGTTGTGTCGGTGCTTCTAACGCCGATAATGATTCAGGTGGAAATAGCGAAGGCCGCTATTCTTCTGGCGTTCAACTTGATTAAAGCCGGATGGGATTTGCTGGTCACCGGAATGGTCGCATTGTGGGAGTCGGTTTTGCACCCCATGTGGGACTTCATGGGCATGGTTGTGAGCACCCTGTGGTCGGCGGTACTCCAACCAATTTTCTCTCTGATCGGTGCGGCGTGGAACATGCTACTCAGCGGCATGGCGGCTGTCTGGAATGGTGTTTTACAGCCTGCCTGGAACCTTATGGGGACGGTGCTACAGGGCCTGTGGAATGGTATCTTGCAGCCAATATTCACCGCGATTGGTGCCGTCTGGTCTGCTGTCGTCAATGGGATTAAAGCAGTCATTGATAATGTTTTGATTCCCGCCTGGCGCGGAATGTCCGATTTTATCTCGATGATTGTGGATAGGTTTGTGAAACCGGCGTTCGACAGGATGAGCGACGGGGTTCGGACTGTTCAGCATTGGTTCGAGGTTGCGGCTGATGGTATCAAGCATGCGTGGACGTCGGTGTGGGACACTATTCGTGATATTGCAAAGAAGATTGCTGGTGTTGCCTACAATAACGCGATTCTGCCTGCCTGGAATGCGATTGCGAATGTTACGGGTGTGCAGAAACTCGATCGTGTGAATTTCGCTACGGGTGGTGTGATGCCCGGCTATACGCCTGGCCGTGATGTGCATACGTTCTTCTCCCCCACCGCCGGGATACTCAACCTGTCTGGCGGTGAGGCGGTGATGCGGCCGGAGTGGACTCGTGCTGTGGGCGGGCCTGCTGCTGTGGCGCGGATGAATGCGATGGCGCGGTCTGGTCGTGGTAGTGGCTTATCGGTGGGGTTTGCTGATGGTGGTGTTATTGGTGGTATTAAGCATGCTGCGGGTAAGGCCTGGGAGGTCACCGATGATGTGTTGGATAAGGCGATGGAGCTTGGTAGTGATTTCGCTAATGCGGCTAAGCGGTTGTTCTTCGGCAAGATTGATGCGGTGAAGGGCCGTCTGGGTATTGGTCGTGGTACTAGCTTGGCTAAGTCGGTGGCGCCGGCATATCTGACTAAGGGTGCTGATAATGCGTGGAATTGGCTAAAGGAAAAGGTCTCAGAGGTTGCTAAGAAAGTGAAAGAGAGGTTGAGCGTCGGCGGCAACGTTGAGATGTATCGCGGGCTTGTCGAGCGGCTTCTTCGTGAAAAAGGGCAGCCTGTTTCCCTTGTTAATAGTGTTTTGCGCCGTATGCAGCAAGAGTCTGGTGGTAATCCGCACGCGATCAATAATTGGGATTCGAATGCGGCTAAGGGGACGCCGTCGAAGGGTCTTATGCAGACTATTGATCCAACATTCCAGTCGTATAAAGACCCTGGATATGACGATATTTGGGATCCGGAATCCAATATTCGCGCATCGATGAACTATGCGCTGGCCACGTATGGTTCGCTGTCGGCGGCATATGATCGTGCCGGCGGCTACAAGCTTGGTGGTGTTCTTCCAGCGTTTCTGCGTGATTCAGGTGGTGTTCTTCCCAATAATTCTATTGCTGTGAACACATCTGGCGGTAGTGAGTGGGTTTTGTCTTCCCAGCAGATGCACGATTTTGCTCAAGGTATGACTGAGGCTTGTCAGCATATGGATGAGACTGCTCACGCGTTTGCGGATGGTGTCGAGGCGTGGCTGAACGGTGAGGAAGACCGCATTGGGGCGCCGATTGAATGGGGCGCGCAATTCCTCGGAGACATTCTCTCCGATGTGACCGACGATCTTGGCTTACCCTGGGGGATTGACGGTACAAAGGCACCCGACATCCTTGATAACCAAGGACGGGTCAAAGTCGCTGTCGCGGGTCCTGCCGATGATCCTGGCCGAAGCGTGCTCCCGCCCGTGGAGGTGCACGTCAATATGAACGGGGACAACATGACTGTGTCATCGGATGATGTGCGGCGTGGGGTCAATCAGGCTTTGGCTGATTATCAGCGCAGGATTGAGGCTTTAGAGCGGGGCGTGCAGATCAATACGTTTACAACGCCAATGGTGGTGTAA
- a CDS encoding glycoside hydrolase family 25 protein has product MPLYGLDVSEHQNGMYLHRAQAEGYDFVIIRLCDGTYRDKVFGSHLQDAESAGLITSAYWYLRAPSEGSTIAQQVDVIDQQMGGRRDLGVWIDVESVSRNHQLLLTGDDVWAAKRELESRGYHVPGIYSGAWYWENMPGGEPSMDGLGALWVSNYGSNGYGTAAQLYPGDTDRRWNYPLGNHAPDILQYGSNCYAAGYPGVVDVNAYRGSHDELRHLFTGN; this is encoded by the coding sequence ATGCCACTGTACGGACTCGATGTCTCTGAACATCAAAACGGAATGTACCTACACCGCGCACAAGCCGAAGGATACGACTTCGTCATCATCCGACTATGCGACGGCACCTACCGAGATAAAGTCTTCGGCTCCCATCTTCAAGACGCGGAAAGCGCAGGACTGATCACGTCAGCATACTGGTATCTTCGCGCCCCCTCAGAGGGAAGCACCATCGCCCAACAAGTCGACGTCATCGACCAACAAATGGGAGGCCGGCGCGACCTCGGCGTATGGATCGACGTTGAGTCCGTCAGCAGAAATCACCAACTCCTCCTCACTGGCGACGATGTGTGGGCCGCGAAACGTGAACTCGAATCACGCGGCTACCACGTGCCCGGCATCTACTCGGGTGCCTGGTACTGGGAAAACATGCCCGGCGGTGAACCATCCATGGATGGGCTCGGGGCACTCTGGGTATCCAACTACGGATCCAACGGCTACGGCACTGCCGCCCAACTCTACCCCGGCGACACCGACCGCCGATGGAACTACCCACTCGGCAACCACGCCCCCGACATCCTCCAATACGGCTCCAACTGCTATGCCGCCGGCTACCCCGGTGTTGTCGACGTCAACGCCTACCGCGGAAGCCACGACGAACTCCGGCACCTGTTCACCGGCAACTAA
- a CDS encoding HNH endonuclease: MNTHNPNKPETPRHLRTRIRQRDHYTCQLCGAPGREVDHIIPTSQGGTHHPTNLRVLCRTCHTRKTTRETRIGKTQKTQRLHLPPEPHPGIT, from the coding sequence ATGAACACACACAACCCGAACAAACCTGAAACTCCCCGGCATCTCCGCACACGCATACGGCAGCGAGACCACTACACCTGCCAACTCTGCGGAGCGCCAGGACGGGAAGTTGACCACATCATTCCCACCAGCCAAGGCGGCACCCACCACCCGACTAACCTGCGAGTTCTCTGCCGCACCTGCCACACCCGCAAAACAACCCGGGAAACACGCATAGGAAAGACGCAGAAAACACAACGCCTCCACCTCCCACCTGAACCTCATCCCGGCATCACCTAA
- a CDS encoding SGNH/GDSL hydrolase family protein encodes MKTIKMITATSILALTPASLLPLPTHPAHADTINAGDKYVALGDSYASTGTLAQQVPGTHPACVQDQDNYPHQLAQKLNLNLDDASCAWALTYQYDQPQNHALPGTAPTPQKEHLTNDTKLITISLGGNDAGLADVFAQCAPHIHIPGLPDCKDTAEPTATAQINNPDPEGRTLHQRLVDIANNAQQRSPHAKIVFTGYYTAAMKDYQCIDDGFLSENDRAFLEQYVTNINNVVKSAAQDTNATYVTPPNQPDGWCSPTNERNSSYFGIPEGSLIAHPTHTGQQRMAQTIANQL; translated from the coding sequence ATGAAAACAATAAAAATGATCACCGCCACCTCCATCCTCGCCCTCACACCAGCGTCACTACTTCCCCTCCCCACACACCCAGCACACGCCGACACCATCAACGCCGGCGACAAATACGTCGCCCTCGGAGACTCCTACGCCTCCACCGGCACCCTCGCCCAACAAGTCCCCGGCACCCACCCCGCCTGCGTCCAAGACCAAGACAACTACCCCCACCAACTCGCCCAAAAACTCAACCTCAACCTCGACGACGCCTCCTGCGCCTGGGCACTCACCTACCAATACGACCAACCACAAAACCACGCCCTACCAGGCACCGCACCCACCCCACAAAAAGAACACCTCACCAACGACACCAAACTCATCACCATCAGCCTCGGCGGCAACGATGCCGGACTAGCCGACGTATTCGCACAATGCGCCCCCCACATCCACATACCCGGACTACCCGACTGCAAAGACACAGCAGAACCGACAGCCACCGCACAAATCAACAACCCCGACCCAGAAGGCCGAACCCTCCACCAACGCCTCGTCGACATCGCCAACAACGCTCAACAACGCTCACCACACGCAAAAATCGTATTCACCGGCTACTACACCGCCGCAATGAAAGACTACCAATGCATAGATGATGGCTTCCTTTCCGAAAACGACCGCGCATTCCTCGAACAATACGTCACGAACATCAACAACGTCGTCAAATCCGCCGCCCAAGACACCAACGCCACCTACGTCACCCCACCTAACCAACCCGACGGATGGTGCAGCCCAACTAACGAACGCAACTCAAGCTACTTCGGAATCCCCGAAGGCAGCCTCATCGCCCACCCCACACACACCGGACAACAACGCATGGCACAAACCATCGCCAACCAACTCTAA
- a CDS encoding GDSL-type esterase/lipase family protein codes for MKKSLLASTITLCTLAVSTAFTAQAEPTDPQPQTNQQQPSPEQIQNQLPTPPPAPTAGKDLVTIGDSYTANGPTPNPTVHSYTTPPREPAIGPNGCNQDQENWPRIAAQQKQWSLADYSCNGAQAKQVTTYLKQATDNKDLGPNTKKLIISFGGLQKTEQLKTAIGTLNLPTPNPDLYTAYLTAIKTWLPTIAPNAELLTTTYQPLSAPGDYICPATPEANKPIPLHVPLSNKAEETLNNNIKTSSQKAGIRTIDIHNAAKGHDTCNPDDNERWTAGWWAPTTTQNMIYHPTITGTNAIGKIIANQL; via the coding sequence ATGAAAAAGTCCCTCCTTGCATCCACCATCACCCTCTGCACACTAGCAGTAAGCACGGCCTTCACCGCCCAAGCTGAACCTACCGACCCCCAACCACAAACCAACCAACAACAACCCTCACCCGAACAAATCCAAAACCAACTCCCCACACCACCACCCGCCCCAACAGCCGGCAAAGACCTCGTCACCATCGGCGACTCATACACCGCCAACGGCCCCACACCAAACCCAACCGTCCACAGCTACACCACCCCACCACGCGAACCAGCCATCGGCCCCAACGGCTGCAACCAAGACCAAGAAAACTGGCCACGAATAGCCGCACAACAAAAACAATGGTCCCTCGCCGACTACTCATGCAACGGAGCACAAGCAAAACAAGTAACCACCTACCTCAAACAAGCAACCGACAACAAAGACCTAGGCCCTAACACCAAAAAACTCATCATCTCCTTCGGCGGACTTCAAAAAACCGAGCAACTCAAAACAGCAATCGGAACACTCAACCTCCCCACCCCCAACCCCGACCTATACACCGCATACCTCACCGCCATTAAAACCTGGCTGCCCACCATCGCACCAAACGCCGAACTCCTCACCACCACCTACCAACCACTCTCCGCACCCGGCGACTACATCTGCCCCGCCACCCCCGAAGCCAACAAACCCATCCCCCTACACGTCCCACTCAGCAACAAAGCCGAAGAAACACTCAACAACAACATAAAAACATCAAGCCAAAAAGCCGGAATCCGGACAATAGACATCCACAACGCAGCCAAAGGCCACGACACCTGCAACCCCGACGACAACGAACGATGGACCGCCGGATGGTGGGCACCAACCACAACACAAAACATGATCTACCACCCCACCATCACCGGAACCAACGCCATCGGCAAAATCATCGCCAACCAGCTCTAA
- a CDS encoding DUF2283 domain-containing protein — MKVTIDALAGAAYIELNDAPVARTKELSETVLVDLDEYNVAVGIELLSPATAPRAREITQSCHVSTECAHRLDQVLDTVRELRITGGQPTKPHAGGKPRLSLRK; from the coding sequence ATGAAGGTAACCATCGACGCCTTAGCCGGCGCTGCCTATATTGAACTCAATGACGCCCCTGTAGCCCGAACGAAGGAACTGAGCGAGACTGTCCTGGTTGACTTAGATGAGTACAACGTCGCAGTAGGGATTGAATTGCTCAGCCCCGCAACAGCACCCCGAGCGCGTGAAATTACACAATCATGCCACGTCAGTACAGAGTGTGCTCATCGTCTCGATCAAGTGCTTGATACAGTACGGGAGTTACGAATAACAGGAGGTCAGCCCACGAAACCCCACGCGGGTGGAAAACCACGACTATCTCTAAGAAAATAA
- a CDS encoding phosphoribosyltransferase, translating to MKASRPDRLGFGIYAVNMKQSGRVMRDYKKSATATMPGSFDMAKQIVTCLAYLGIIRALERDQFDAVTYVPSLSSRTGPHPLQIVLKRALEKIQDAPPLTDALQPSDLNGMEEQWKRSIRPENFNCCHQLTGQRILLIDDTWASGGHMLSAVGALRQGGVQHVTATALARWLKDGFGTTPTILETMRRQKPSFSNYQFF from the coding sequence ATGAAAGCCAGTCGCCCCGACCGGCTCGGCTTCGGCATCTACGCAGTGAACATGAAGCAATCAGGCCGCGTGATGAGAGACTACAAAAAGTCCGCGACAGCAACCATGCCGGGATCGTTCGATATGGCCAAGCAGATTGTCACGTGTCTTGCTTACCTAGGCATAATCCGCGCTCTCGAACGTGACCAATTCGATGCCGTCACTTATGTTCCCTCACTGAGTAGTCGGACAGGCCCCCACCCACTACAAATAGTGCTGAAGAGAGCATTGGAAAAAATCCAAGACGCACCACCACTGACTGATGCCCTACAGCCCTCCGACCTAAACGGCATGGAAGAACAATGGAAAAGGAGTATCCGACCAGAAAACTTTAATTGCTGCCATCAGCTGACTGGCCAACGAATACTTCTCATTGATGACACGTGGGCATCGGGCGGACATATGCTCTCCGCAGTCGGTGCTCTACGGCAGGGAGGAGTGCAGCATGTGACGGCAACTGCGTTGGCCCGCTGGCTCAAGGACGGCTTTGGAACAACCCCCACGATTCTTGAAACGATGCGCCGACAGAAGCCATCATTCTCGAACTACCAGTTCTTTTAA
- a CDS encoding DNA-processing protein DprA has product MERSRLDHLAHVLELTRTKLNLTQPERVAELITTGDATQVIADHGDYLPFPSETNSFEQCRADIADWDRRGFNIASILEPDYPHLLREVHESPALIYWTGDNKPNDIGISIVGSRHPTDAQARAAYDVARQLSEHGITVVSGLAQGIDAAAHSGALEVGGRTVAVMGTGLAHTYPKAHQELRKTIETHGGQIITQFEPDTPGAPFRFPMRNAVMSGFSVATLVMAATEKSGTRHQAKAAVGHGHPVIFPAGIAKTISWAKEMVDRGEAEVATSAHEAVHIALACIQRRRDSLSLFA; this is encoded by the coding sequence ATGGAGAGGTCGCGGCTCGACCACCTTGCACACGTCCTCGAACTCACCAGAACAAAACTCAACTTGACCCAGCCAGAACGAGTCGCCGAACTCATCACCACAGGGGACGCCACACAGGTAATAGCCGACCACGGGGATTATCTCCCATTCCCCAGCGAAACGAATAGCTTTGAACAATGCCGAGCAGATATAGCTGACTGGGACAGACGCGGCTTCAACATAGCCAGCATCCTCGAACCGGACTACCCCCACCTACTGCGAGAAGTCCACGAATCCCCAGCCCTGATCTACTGGACGGGAGACAACAAACCAAACGACATCGGCATTAGCATCGTCGGTTCAAGACACCCTACCGACGCTCAGGCACGCGCAGCCTACGACGTCGCACGCCAGCTATCCGAACACGGCATCACAGTCGTATCCGGCCTAGCACAAGGAATCGACGCCGCCGCCCACAGTGGTGCACTCGAAGTTGGTGGCCGCACAGTGGCTGTTATGGGCACCGGACTCGCACACACCTACCCTAAAGCCCACCAAGAACTGCGGAAAACTATCGAAACTCATGGGGGCCAAATTATCACCCAATTCGAACCCGACACCCCCGGAGCCCCATTCCGATTCCCCATGCGCAACGCCGTCATGTCAGGATTTAGCGTGGCAACACTAGTGATGGCAGCCACCGAAAAATCCGGAACCAGACACCAGGCCAAGGCCGCAGTAGGCCACGGTCACCCCGTCATCTTCCCCGCCGGTATCGCCAAGACCATATCCTGGGCAAAGGAAATGGTGGACAGGGGAGAAGCTGAAGTCGCCACAAGCGCACACGAGGCTGTACACATTGCCCTGGCCTGCATCCAGCGTCGTCGCGACAGCCTCAGCCTATTCGCATGA
- a CDS encoding type II toxin-antitoxin system death-on-curing family toxin, with protein MYEEAAVVLFELATRHPFSDGNKRTTWVVAAVHLNRRGVTVVAEQSEVVELVVDVVCHRISSSDLTLWFVNHSSRL; from the coding sequence ATTTACGAGGAGGCTGCGGTTGTTCTCTTCGAGCTTGCTACGCGGCATCCGTTTTCTGATGGGAATAAACGAACAACTTGGGTAGTTGCGGCAGTCCACTTGAATCGCCGTGGGGTTACTGTGGTCGCTGAGCAGAGTGAAGTTGTAGAGCTAGTTGTAGATGTTGTCTGCCATAGAATCAGTAGTTCCGATCTTACTTTGTGGTTTGTGAATCACAGTTCGCGATTGTGA
- the ssb gene encoding single-stranded DNA-binding protein, with translation MAQNTIHTTIVGRLVADPELRYTSDGKPVASFTIASSQRVYNKQTGQWEDGEATFLGCTAWSKLAEGVATLRKGQRVVATGVLRQRRWESQDGQKRSKMELSADDVGTSVLFAGDKNGGNIKQPRNQNNNPSNGNRWNNTTPASDGWNAGGFNTDDEPPF, from the coding sequence ATGGCACAAAACACTATCCACACCACGATTGTCGGCCGCCTCGTAGCCGACCCAGAGCTTCGTTACACCAGCGACGGTAAACCTGTCGCGAGCTTCACTATTGCCAGCTCACAGCGGGTTTACAACAAGCAGACCGGCCAGTGGGAAGACGGTGAAGCAACCTTCCTGGGGTGCACGGCCTGGTCGAAACTGGCTGAGGGGGTGGCCACGTTGCGCAAGGGGCAGCGGGTTGTCGCCACTGGTGTGCTCAGGCAGCGCAGGTGGGAGTCACAGGATGGTCAGAAGCGGTCGAAGATGGAGCTGTCGGCCGATGATGTTGGAACAAGTGTTCTATTCGCGGGCGACAAGAACGGGGGTAACATTAAGCAGCCCCGAAACCAAAACAACAACCCGTCAAACGGAAATAGATGGAATAACACCACCCCCGCTAGTGACGGCTGGAACGCGGGCGGATTCAACACCGACGACGAACCTCCCTTCTGA
- a CDS encoding helix-turn-helix domain-containing protein, with protein MMTNSRNRVDVYDHSRKFAMVPHDVIESVQDGNAIALYAILKKYADGDGKSHPSMRRLAEALGYTSYRPLRQAFDKLRAVGLVRTFPRYRDADGIVSYEKSDRFNIQTSNGYVIYDTIDTHRGYKKDRGAVPYGTPPQCEMEPPRGAYRTHELEPVELEPVELDNTHAQNVGSRTKGSQTHNLSERESRSDRFDEFWDAYPRKVGKKKARAKFAAAVKAAGDAQRVIDGAQRLAVDPNLPDKRFIPHPTTWLERGGWDDEPLPARSLPRQVPQRKTEAEQWDDVRRELQQQREMRNQATIVDGEVLDQQEIEP; from the coding sequence ATGATGACTAACAGTCGTAATCGGGTTGATGTGTATGACCACTCACGGAAGTTCGCGATGGTTCCGCACGATGTGATCGAGTCGGTTCAGGATGGGAACGCTATCGCCCTGTACGCGATTTTGAAGAAGTACGCGGACGGTGACGGCAAATCTCACCCGTCGATGAGAAGGCTCGCTGAGGCGTTAGGCTACACGTCGTATCGGCCGTTGCGTCAAGCGTTCGACAAATTGAGGGCTGTGGGGCTAGTTCGAACGTTCCCTCGGTACCGGGATGCTGACGGGATTGTTTCGTATGAGAAGTCGGATCGTTTCAATATTCAGACCTCAAATGGGTACGTGATCTACGACACGATAGATACCCACCGGGGGTATAAAAAAGATAGGGGGGCGGTGCCATATGGCACCCCACCCCAGTGCGAAATGGAACCCCCCCGGGGTGCCTATAGGACACACGAACTAGAACCAGTTGAACTAGAACCAGTTGAACTAGATAACACTCATGCTCAAAACGTTGGTTCACGAACCAAAGGTTCGCAAACCCACAACTTGAGCGAGCGTGAGTCTCGGTCTGATCGGTTCGATGAATTCTGGGACGCCTACCCACGGAAGGTCGGGAAGAAGAAAGCTCGTGCCAAATTCGCGGCGGCCGTTAAGGCTGCCGGGGATGCTCAACGCGTCATTGACGGGGCACAGCGGTTAGCGGTTGATCCGAACCTCCCGGATAAGCGGTTCATCCCTCACCCGACCACCTGGCTGGAGCGTGGCGGTTGGGACGATGAGCCGCTTCCAGCCCGGTCATTGCCTAGGCAGGTGCCGCAACGAAAAACCGAAGCTGAGCAGTGGGACGACGTACGCCGTGAGCTGCAACAACAGCGAGAAATGCGCAACCAGGCAACCATCGTTGACGGCGAAGTCCTGGACCAGCAGGAGATCGAGCCATGA
- a CDS encoding HNH endonuclease: MPVEVARVVGDRAAGRCEAMVFPVCTGGAEQLHHRQYRSRGGEHTVTNLVFICKACHDWVHAHPRESAEIGLSVHTWQEPGEVPVAYRGRPAVLDDAGGVTYSIMEE, encoded by the coding sequence ATGCCTGTTGAGGTGGCCCGTGTTGTTGGTGATCGTGCTGCTGGCCGGTGTGAGGCAATGGTGTTTCCGGTGTGCACCGGGGGCGCTGAGCAGCTTCACCATAGGCAATACCGGTCGCGTGGCGGCGAACACACGGTAACGAACCTCGTGTTTATCTGTAAGGCTTGTCATGACTGGGTGCATGCCCACCCGCGAGAGTCGGCCGAGATTGGTTTGAGTGTTCATACCTGGCAGGAGCCTGGGGAGGTTCCGGTGGCGTATCGGGGTCGCCCGGCTGTGTTGGATGATGCGGGCGGGGTGACGTATTCGATCATGGAGGAGTAA